In the Paralichthys olivaceus isolate ysfri-2021 chromosome 17, ASM2471397v2, whole genome shotgun sequence genome, one interval contains:
- the htr5ab gene encoding 5-hydroxytryptamine (serotonin) receptor 5A, genome duplicate b, whose translation MTYPNTSILTANFSGTLDSHDSGGNIYRPFSVFSVLTLTLLAMLVVATFVWNLLVLVTILRVRTFHRVPHNLVASMAISDVMVAALVMPLSLVHELNGHLWKLGRVLCQVWISFDVLCCTASIWNVTAIALDRYWSITRHLEYTLKTRKKISNVMIALTWLLSSIISLSPLFGWGETYSEGMKCQVSQEPSYTIFSTFGAFYLPLCVVLFVYWKIYKAAKFRIGSRKNNTITPMAEVKEETQQPQMVFTVRHATVTFQTDADTWREQKEKKAALMVGILIGVFVLCWIPFFITELIVPLCSFDIPPIWKSIFLWLGYSNSFFNPLIYTAFNKNYNNALRNLFSRQR comes from the exons ATGACCTACCCCAACACCAGCATACTGACGGCCAACTTCAGTGGCACTCTGGACAGCCATGACTCCGGGGGAAACATTTACCGGCCCTTCTCCGTCTTTAGTGTGCTCACTCTTACCTTACTGGCGATGCTGGTGGTGGCCACCTTCGTCTGGAACTTGCTGGTGCTGGTGACCATCCTGAGGGTGAGGACGTTCCACCGCGTCCCCCACAACCTCGTGGCTTCGATGGCCATCTCCGATGTGATGGTGGCCGCCCTGGTCATGCCTCTCAGTCTCGTCCACGAGCTGAATGGCCACCTGTGGAAATTGGGCCGTGTGCTATGCCAGGTGTGGATCTCCTTCGATGTGCTCTGCTGCACGGCCAGCATCTGGAACGTGACGGCCATTGCACTGGACCGCTACTGGTCCATCACCAGGCACCTGGAGTACACGCTCAAGACGCGCAAAAAGATCTCCAACGTGATGATCGCGCTCACCTGGCTGCTGTCCTCTATCATCTCCCTGTCGCCGCTCTTCGGCTGGGGGGAGACGTACTCAGAGGGCATGAAGTGCCAGGTGAGCCAGGAGCCGTCCTACACCATCTTCTCCACCTTCGGAGCGTTTTaccttcctctgtgtgtggtgCTCTTTGTTTACTGGAAGATCTACAAGGCGGCTAAGTTTCGGATTGGTTCCCGCAAGAACAACACAATCACACCCATGGCTGAG gtgaaagaggaaacacagcagCCCCAGATGGTGTTTACTGTGCGGCACGCCACCGTGACCTTCCAGACAGACGCTGACACGTGGCGCGAGCAGAAGGAGAAAAAGGCGGCGCTGATGGTCGGCATTTTGATCGGCGTGTTTGTGCTTTGCTGGATTCCCTTCTTCATCACCGAGCTCATCGTGCCGCTGTGCTCCTTCGACATCCCGCCCATCTGGAAGAGCATCTTCCTGTGGCTTGGCTACTCCAACTCCTTCTTCAACCCGCTCATATACACCGCCTTCAACAAGAACTACAACAACGCCCTGAGGAACCTCTTCTCTCGACAGCGCTGA
- the insig1 gene encoding insulin-induced gene 1 protein: protein MSCRGGGGGLSLDQTPKTSGDRAPKCQMPRLEHRCWSCSCASSVEAKHSSSGATWLAYKAEEMMSIITSVLSQAYGSLHDVRTANLIRRGLVLFTVGVFLALVLNLLQIQRHVTLFPEEVMTTLFSSAWWIPPCCGTGAAVVGLLYPCLDSHLGEPHKFKREWASVMRCIAVFVGINHASVKLDFDNNVQLSLTLAALSLGLWWTFDRSRSGFGLGITTAFLATAFTQLLVYNGVYQYTSPDFLYIRSWLPCIFFSGGVTVGNIGRQLAMGGVEKQHMD from the exons atgagctgcagaggaggaggaggagggttgagTTTGGACCAGACTCCGAAGACGTCTGGAGATCGAG CCCCAAAGTGCCAAATGCCCAGACTGGAGCACCgctgctggagctgctcctGTGCGTCGAGCGTGGAAGCCAAGCACTCGTCCTCCGGAGCGACCTGGTTGGCGTACAAAGCCGAAGAGATGATGTCCATCATCACGTCGGTGCTGAGCCAGGCCTACGGCTCCCTGCACGACGTCCGCACCGCCAACCTGATCCGCCGGGGCCTCGTCCTCTTCACGGTGGGGGTCTTCCTCGCCCTGGTGCTCAACTTGCTCCAGATTCAGAGACACGTCACCCTGTTCCCCGAGGAGGTGATGACCACCCTGTTCTCCTCCGCCTGGTGGATCCCGCCGTGCTGTGGCACCGGGGCCG CTGTGGTCGGCCTCCTCTACCCCTGCCTCGACAGCCACCTGGGTGAGCCGCACAAGTTCAAGAGGGAGTGGGCCAGCGTCATGAGGTGCATCGCAGTGTTCGTCGGCATCAACCACGCCAGCGTT AAACTGGACTTCGACAACAACGTGCAGCTCTCTCTGACACTCGCAGCCTTGTCCCTGGGCCTGTGGTGGACCTTTGACCGATCCCGCAGCGGCTTCGGCCTGGGCATCACCACTGCCTTCCTCGCCACTGCGTTCACGCAGCTGCTCGTCTACAATGGCGTCTACCA gTACACATCTCCAGACTTCTTGTACATACGCTCCTGGCTCCCGTGTATATTCTTCTCAGGTGGTGTTACCGTGGGAAACATAGGACGCCAACTCGCCATG GGTGGTGTGGAGAAACAACACATGGACTGA